CCTGCTGCCCCGGATTCACCGCGCCAACCTGTCGGCCACGCTGCCGGGCGGTGAAACCCTGACCGACGCCCTGACAAGGCGTGACCTGCTCGACCTGCGCCTGAGGGTGTTGCGCCGCGCCGCCCTGACCGCCTCTGAACGCCCCACCCGCTACAGCACCAGCGAAGTGCGTATTCTCCCCACCCTGCCCGCCCGGGTGCTGCAAACGCAGGTGGACGCACTGGCCAAAGCCCGCCGCGAACTGGAAGCCCAGATTCAGCAGACCAACTGGTTGACGGACCTGCCCGCTTAGGCGCACAGTGCAGAGTGGAGAGGCCCACAGGGCGAGCGGAAGCCCCCCTCGCAACAGGGTTACGTTGCAACCTCCCTGAGGCACTGGGGCAAGTGTCACCCCTCTCACCGGGCACGCCCAGCACCCCTCACGCCTGACCTTGAACGCGTCACCCCTCACCACCACGCTTCGGCGTCCGGTGAGCCTCTTCACCCCGCCTGATTCTCTGACGAGCAGGCGGGGCTGTTTTGGCCTTCAGGCCGGTGCCGGGTGCGGGGCTTAGGCCTGTGCCGTGCCCTCTACCGCCGCCAGAAACCCCTTAGGGTCGTCTACATGCAGGCTGAGCTGGGGGGCCGTTTTCGTCATCCCGTAGGGCCCCAGCACGCGCACCGGCTGCGCGAAGGTCAGCACCACGTTCGGTTTCACCCCCACGGCGATGGTGGGCACAGCAGCGTCTTGGCCGGCCGCAAAGGCGCGGGCCGATTGCACGTTGACCAGCGGCGTGCTGGCGGTCCAGTGCAGCCCGGTGCGCAGGTACAGGCGGCGGTGGGTGACCGTCAGGGGGCGGCGCGCCAGCGCGCGGGTGTAGGCCAGCAGCCACCCGGCGCCCAGCGCGTTCGCGGCCAGATGCAGGGCCGCCGCCGTGGGCGAGTGCGGCGCCAGCACAAAGTGAACCGGCAGGCTTTCCAGGGCGGTGTAAAACAGCAGCAGCGTCACCGTGGCGGGCACCGACGAGCCGCGCTGGGTGCCGAAGTGCTGGCCTTCGGGAAGGGCCGGGCGGCGCCACAGGTGGGGCCACAGCAGGGCGTCGTAGCTCAGCAGCCGGGCCATGCGGGGCGAGGGCAGCGCGCGGGCCAGCAAGGCCTCGGCGCGCTCCACATCGTCGAGTTCGGCAAAGCCTTCAGGAAGGGGCCGCCGCAGGCCCCGCAGGCCCAGGGCCGCGCCCGCCACCAGCGCCGCCACGCCCAGCCCCCACCAATCCCGCACCAGCGGCACGCACAGGGCCAGCACGAGTGCGCCGCGCAGGCCCAGCAGCAGGGCGCGGGGCCAGTGGCGCTCCTGGCGTGGCGACGCGGCCCATACCAGCAGGGCGGTGGTCAGGGTGGCGTCGAACAGCGCGGCGCCGGCCAGCAGCGTGCGGCCCTGAGGCGTGGCATACGGCAGCAGGGCCAGGGCCGTGACCGCAGCCAGCAGCGGCACCAGCCAGGAAAGACGAATGTGGGGCGGGGGCAGAACAGGGCGGCTGAGCATGACGGGAGCACCTCCGGCGAAATTGTGGTGCCTGCACAGTAGGGAAAAGGGCGCCGCCGAATGTCCTGCCTGTCGGGGCCAGGCCTTCAGAGCTTAGCCGTCAGAGCCTGGCCCTCAGCCCCCGCTGCCCTCCCCTTCCCCGTGGGCGTCTTTGAGCTTGCGCCAGCGCTCCGCCACGCGCGCTTCCCAGCCCTCGCCGGTGGGGGCGTACAGGTTCAGTTGCACGCCGTCGGGCAGGTAGGACTGGGCAAACGACCCTTCCGGGTCGTCGAAGTAGTAGGCGTAGGCCTGCCCGTAGCCCTGCTGCCGCATCAGGGCGGTGGGCGCGTTGCGCAGGTGCAGGGGCACCGGCAGGCTTTCGCCCTCGCGCACGGCCTTCAGGGCCTCGCCCCAGGCCACGTACACGCTGTTGCTTTTGGGCGCCAGGGCGAGGTACACCACCGCCTGCGCCAGCGCCAGATCACCTTCGGGGTGGCCCAGAAAATCGGCGGTGTCGTGGGCGGCCACCGCCAGCCGCAGGGCCTGGGGATCGGCCAGCCCAATGTCCTCGGCGGCCATGCGGATGATGCGCCGGGCAATGTAGCGGGGATCGGCGCCGCCCTCCACCATGCGGGCCAGCCAGTACAGGCTGGCGTCCACATGGCTGGCCCGCACGCTCTTGTGCAGCGCGGAAATCAGGTTGTAAAAATCCTCGCCGTTCTTGTCCATCTGCGGCAGGTGGCGCCCGAAGGCCTCGGTGATCGCTTCTGGGGTCACCGGGTTGGCCAGGGTGGCGGCCACCTCCAGGGTGCTCAGGGCGCGCCGGGCGTCGCCCTCGGCCAGGCGGGCCAGCAGATCCAGGGCCTCGGGCTGGGCCGTAACCCCGCTCAAGCCCCGTTCGTCGCTCAGGGCGCGCTCCAGCAAGCCGCGCACCTCCTCGGGGCTCAGGGCCTGCAGCACCAGCGTGCGGGCGCGCGAGCGCAGCGCCGGGTTCACCTCAAACGACGGGTTTTCCGTGGTGGCACCGATCAGGGTCAGCAGCCCCGACTCCACATGCGGCAGCAGGGCGTCCTGCTGGGCCTTGTTGAAACGGTGGATTTCATCCAGAAACAGCACGGTGCGCAGGCCCCGGGCGCGCTGGCGCTCGGCCTCGGCCACGGCGTCGCGCACGTCCTTGACCCCGGCACTCACCGCCGACAGGGCGATGAAATGCGCGCCCACCTCGCCCGCCAGCAGCCGCGCCAGGGTGGTTTTGCCCACGCCGGGCGGGCCCCACAGAATCAGGCTGCCCAGGCGCCCGCCCTGCAGCACGCGGGTCAGCGGTTTGCCGGGCCCCAGCAGGTGGGTCTGCCCCGCCACCTCGGCCACCGAGCGGGGGCGCAGGCGCTCGGCCAGGGGGGCAGGCGGATCAAACAGCGTCACAGGCGCCAGCATACGGGCCGAGCCGGCCCCGCGTGGACCGTGATTTTCTTTAGGGAGCCGCTCCGGTGCCCCCAGACCGCGCCAGAATGCGGGCATGGACGAGACAACCCTGCGGCATCAGGTGGCGTTGACGGGCTTTGCGCCCGGGGTACAGGTGCAGCACGTGCCCGGCCCGGGGCTGGTGCTGCGCGCCACCGACGGCATGGGGCGCGGCCTGGAAGTGCAACTGACCGACGAGGCCGCGCGCCTGTACGGCGAGGGCCCGGCGGTGTCGGTCACCCTGGAACGGCTGAAGCAAGCCGCCGAGGCGGGGCTGCCGGAGGCGCGGCCGGACGGCAGCTTTGAGCGGCTGGTGTTCGTGGGGGACTGAAGGGCCATGGGCCATGGGCTATGGGCCGTGAGCCATGGGGAAAGACACCTTGCCCCTTCCTGCGGTAGAGGACCTTCCATACGGGGAGCGGGGCAACCGGTCAAGACCTGCTGTTCCAGGAACCCGCGCGTCTGGGCTCAGACCTCATAGCCCATGGCCCATAGCTCATGGCTCGTGCCCCCTCTGCCCCCACAGCCACGCGCGGGCATACTCGCCCGGCTGACCGCGCAGGGCGGGCAGCGCGTCGGGGGCGAAAAACGCCAGTTCGACGCCCTCCACGCCGTCGGGGACGGGGGTGCCGTGCCACGCATCCACGCGGTAGATGGCGGTATAAAAATGCGCCTGATCGCCGTTCGGCACCGTGCGCAGCGGCGTGGTCAGCAGGTCCAGCAGGGTCGCAGCCTGCACGGTCAGGGCGGTTTCCTCCCAGACCTCGCGCTGCAGGGTGACCAGGGGCGGCTCGCCCAGTTCGCACAGGCCGCCGGGCAGGGCCCACACGTCGCGCCCGGCCAGCCGCTGCAGCAGCAAACGGCCCTGGGCATCCCGGATCAGGCCGCACGCGCCCATCAGGTTGACCGGACGGTGGCCGATCAGGGCGCGCAGGTCGGCGATGTAGTCAGGCATTGGGACGCAGTGTAGCGGCGCCCCTGCCGTGGGCGGGCCGCAGGTGCCGGGCCATTGAAGTACCTCGCCCCTCCCCCATGCCAACGTTTCAGGACAGCGCAGAAACGTTTCCATTCTCGGGGCGAGGCACTTTTTTCGGTTCTCGCTCTGCGACGCCGCTGTTCCAGCCCGCTCGGTTGATCTCAAGATCAACAGCGAGCGACTGAGAAGGGGCCATTTCAAAGGGGTGGGTTTCTCTTGAAATCCGCGCCGGGCACAATGCCCCCATGCCCGAACCCCAGGCCACCCTCCAGATCACCACCCCCGCGCAGGCGGCGGCGCTGCTGGACTTCACGTATGGGGCCCGCCTTCTGGAACAGTTTCTGAGCCCCTGCACCGCCAGCCAGGCGGCCCGCGCGCTGGGCGAACCCGCCAACCGCGTGGCCTACCACGTGGGCAAGCTGGCGCGCACGGGCCTGCTGCACGCCGATGGTCGCCAGGGCAAGGGCACGCTGTACCGCGCCGCCGCCCAGACGTTTCAGGTGCCGCGCGACCTGGTGCGGATGGACGAACCCCTGACGCTGATTGAACCGGTGATGCGCGAGATCACGGGCGCCTATGCCCGCGCGGTGCTGGGCTGGCAGACGCGACAGGACCTGGGAGCCCCACTCGGGGACACCCACCTGACGGTGAGTCTGGGGGCCACACCCGCAGCGGGCGAGCCTGCGCCAGCGGGCCCCTATCCCCCGGCCATGCGCCTGCGGGCCGTCCGGCTGACCCCGGAGCAGTACCGGCAGGTACAGGCAGCCCTGGACCAGTTGCTGAACGAACTGGAGGATGGCCCCGCACCGGACCCCGCCCAGCCGGCCACATTTGTCCTGATGAGTTTTCCCGGCCACCTGCACGGGCCCTGAGGACCGGGCCAACGCTCTCTTCCACGCCACCACACCCCACATTCAGGCCAGCCGCCCCGGCCTGGCCCAGGAGGCCCTATGTCGCAGCCGACCCCCCTGCCCGCCCCCGCCCACTCGCCCCGCCTGCGCGCTGGCCTTCGCCTGGAGCCCTACGACGCCCGCACCGCCCCGGACGCGCTGGTGGAGGCGCTGGCGGTCTTTGCCACCGCCCAGCTGCACGAACGGCAGCCGGATGATCCGGCCATTCAGCCCGGGCAGCTGGCTGCGCAGCTGCGCCATCTGCCCCCGTTCGTGAACCTTCCCGCCTGGGCCGTGTGGGACGGCGGACGCGTGGTGGCCGAGGCGAACGTGGCCCTGGTGAACCTGGACCAGAACCGGCATCTGGCGCAGGTGAACCTGGGGGTGCTGGCCCCCTACCGCCGCCAGGGCCTGGGCCGCGCCCTGCTGGCGCAGGTGACGGAGGCCGCCCACGAGGCTGACCGCCGGCTGCTGCTGCTGGGCAGCCACGCCCGGGTGCCTGCAGGCGAGGCGGCCCTGCGCCGCGCTGGGGCCACCCCGGGCCTGAGCGCGCAGGTGAACCAGCTGGCGCTGGCAGACCTGTCGCATGAACAGCTGGCGCAGTGGGCCGCCCAGGGGGAAGCGCGCGCCCAGGGCCACCGACTGGAGCTGTGGGAAGGCGAAGTGCCCGAGGCTGACATCGCCGCCTTTGCCGAGCTGACCCAGGTGATGAACGACCAGCCGCTGGGCGACCTGGACGTGGAAGACAGCACACTGAGCACCGAGCAGTTCCGCGAGGTGGAGGCGCACTTTCAGGCCTCGGGGCGCCAGCGCGTGCTGGTGGTGGCCCGGCGACCGAACGACGGCGGCCTCGAGGGCTTTACCGAACTGACATGGCACCCGGCGCGGCCGACCCTGCTGGCCCAAGGCGCCACCGGGGTGCGGCCCGAGGCGCGGGGCCTGGGGCTGGGCCGCTGGCTGAAAGCCGCTGCCCTGCAGCGCGCCCTGGCCCGCAACCCGGAGGCCCGCTTTGTGCGCACCGAAAACGCTGACAGCAACGCGGCCATGCGCCGGATCAACGAGGAGATGGGCTTCCGGCCCTACTCGACCACCACCCTCTGGCAACTGGAGGTGCCCCAGGCGCAGGCGTATCTGGCCGGGGCAGCGGGGCGCTAAGTATCTCGCGGTTGATCTAAAGATCAACCAAGCGGACTGGAACAGCTGCGCCGCAGAGCGAGGAGCGAAAAAAGGACCTCACACCGGGAATGGAAACGTTTCGGTGCTCTTCTTCAACGTTGATGAGGTGAGGGGCAAGGTCCCCAGCTAGGGTAAGCGGGGCGGCCAGGATCTTCCCGGCCGCCCCGCTTCCCCTGCCCGCTCAGGTTTCGTAGGTGCGCGCCACGCTGGTCAGGACGCTGCGGTATTCGCCCGACGTGATCAGGCCCATGGCCATGGCATGGCTGGCGGCGTTCAGGCTGTCGGCGGCCAGCACGAGGTCCACCCCGGCCTTGCGCACCTCCTCGCGCAGCTTCAGCACACCCTCGTCGCGGCTGGCTTCGGTCACGTCGCGGATATACACGGCCAGCACGCGGCTGGGATGGCGGTGGACCACCTCGGCGTAGATTTCGGGGTCCTTTTCGCCGCTGTCGCCCACCAGCACAAAGGGCAGTTCTGGAAAGCGCTCGAAAATCCGCTCAATGACGGTGTGCTTGTGCCCGCCGTGCCCGCCCAGCAGGTCCATGCCCCAGTTGCGCAGGAACATGGGCCCCAGCGGAATGCGGCGGTAGTCCAGAAACTGCCACAGCAGATCGAACAGGTTCCACGGGCTGCTGGACACGTAAAAGATGGGATTGCGGGCCTCGCCGTCGCGGGTGAGCGCGCGGTACAGGGCCCCCACGCCCGGGAACGGCAGGCGGGTACGGGCGTTGCCGGTGAGCACGGTGCTCAGCATGCGCGGCAGGCTGGTCACGTCCGACTTGAGCACGGTGTCGTCCAGGTCGCTGATCACGCCAAAGCGCGCCGCCGAGACCACCTGCACTCGGGCCACGGCGCTCACCTCGCGGCCCTCCATCTTCAGGCTCACCTGATGCCAGCCGCCCCCCAGCGGCGAACTGGGCGTGAAGTTCAGGGTGAAATAGCCGTCGCTGTCGCTGACCGCACTGACCGTGACCCCGTCCAGGGTACCCATCACCTTGACCCCGGCCACCTCGCGCGAGAGCAGGCGGCGCAGCATGTTGCGGGCGTTCTGCCAGCGGCGGTCGCCCTTGCGCGCCGGGGCCAGGGTGCGAGGCAGCAGCACGCGCCCGGTCAGCTCCACGTGCTGCGGGGTGCCCCAGCCCACGTAGGGCTGCAGAATCAGCTTGCCGCGCGCCCGGCGGGGCTGCACGTAGCCGCTAAAGGCCCGGTCCACGATCAGCACCGCCCGTTCCAGCGACGGCTGAATGGTCTTGAAAGCGGTCTTGACCAGATTCACCCGCCCAGTCTAAGCGGCGCCTGCCCCCGGTCGCGTAAAGGCCACCTTGCGCCTTTGTTCAAACCAGGGCTGAGGTCAGCGCCGCGCGGCGTCTGAGGCGCCACTGTGGTCGTAGCGGCGCCAGATCAGGCGCTGCACCACCCAGTCGCCCAGGGCCGGAAAGTGGCGCTCCAGCCACACCAGCGCGCGGTAGGGCGCGGGCACAACCGTTTCGGCACGCGGGCGCAGCAGCACGGCCGCCACAGCGCGCGCCACCACCTCGGGGCCCGGCATGGGCAGGCGGGCGCGGGCGGTCATCTCGCTTTTCACGAAGCCCGGCGCCACCAGACTGACGTGCACGCCGCTGCCCAGCAGTTCGCGCCGCAGGGCCAGCGAAAAGCCGCGCAGCCCGAATTTGCTGGCCGAATAGATGCCGTTGGTGGCCGCCAGCCCCGCCACCGAGCCGATGTTCACAATGTGCCCGCTGCCCTGGGCACGCAGGGCGGGCAGCACCAGCCGCGTGAGTTCAACTGGCGCTTCGAGATTCACCCGCAGCACCCGGAGGGGGTCGGCATCGTTCCACCACCAGCCGCGCTCCACGGTGACCCCGGCGTTGTTCACCAGCACGTCAATCCGGCCAAAGTGGGCCTGGGCAGCGGCCAGCAGCGCGCGGCGCGAGGCGTCGTCGGTGACGTCGGTGGGTACGGCAATCACCCGCGCGCCGGACGGGTCCAGGCGGCGGGCCAGGGCGTGCAGCTCGTCAGTGCGGCGGGCGGCCAGCACCAGGGCGTAGCCCAGATCGGCCAGTTCCTCGGCCGTGGCCCGGCCAATGCCGCTGGACGCCCCGGTAAGCACCACCACGGGGCGCGCAGTGGGATGGCTGGGGAGGACGGGCGCCGCAGAAGCGTTCATACGGGTGATGGTAGCCCCAACGCAGCAGCCAGAGGGGTGGACCGGGGCGCCCAGGAACCGGAAGCGGTCCCTTCCCTGCCGCCAGCGCCGCTGTTTTGTCCGTTCTTCACTTACAGCGGCGGCCCGTTCCGCCCTGGGGTCAAAACGCGGCCTCTCTCCTCCCCGCTGTCCTGAGCAGACACCGCCCAGGGTCGCTCAGCGCTTAAGAGGCGCTCTGGGTGCCGCTCAGGTCGGCGTCAGATGGGGGCGGCACACTGCACGGATGACCCCCCGATTGCTCGCCCGCACGCTGCTGGGCGCGGCCCTGCTGGGTTCGGCCGCCCCCGCGCAGGACCTCACGCTGCCGGAACTCAGCCCGCTGCCAGCCGCCCCCCGGTCCAGCGCCCCACTGGTGCCGCTGCCGGCCAGCACGGCCTCAACGACCCCCACCCCTAGCCCCACGGCCGCCAGCGCCGCAACGCCCAGCGATCCCCTGTATGCGCGGCAGTGGAACCTCAGCGCGGTCCGGCTGCCGCAGGCCTGGGCGCTGCTGCCCGGCACCGGCACTGGCGCCCGGGGCGCCCCGGTGACCGTGGCTGTGCTGGACACCGGCTACGTGCCCAGCCCCGAACTGGGCGCGCGGGCCATCAATGGCTACGACTTCGTGAGCAGCCCGGCCCGTGCGGGTGACGGCAATGGCCGCGACCCGGAGGCTCACGCGGTGGGCGAGTTCGCCTACCACAGCGAGATCATCGCCAACCTGATTGGCGCGGCGCACGATGGGCGGGGCATGGCGGGCATCAATCCGCAGGCACGGGTGGTCCATGTGCGGGTGGCAGCGGTGGACGGCACCATTGAGGTCCCGGATCTGGTGGACGGCCTGAAATGGGCCGCTGGCCTGAGCGTCCCGGGCGTGCCCGCCAACCCCAACCCAGCGCGAATTCTGAACCTCAGCCTGTACGCCGACTTTATTCCCCTGACCGGCTGCGACGCGCGGGTGCAGGCGGCGGTGGACGCCGTGACCGCCAAGGGCGCACTGGTGATTGCCGGCGCCGCCAACGACGGCCGGGACGCGGGCGGCTATTCCCCGGCCGGCTGCCGCAACGTGCTGACCGTGACCAGCGTGAACGCCGCCGGACAGCGCCCGGGCTACGCCAACTGGGGCCGCACGGTGGCCCTGGCCGCGCCGGGGGGCGACCCCACGCAGGGCATTGTGGCCAGCAGCGCTGCGGGCCCGGGCGGCGAGCGCAGCCCCAACGGCACCAGCTTCGCCGCGCCCCACGCCGCCGGGGTGGCCAGCCTGCTTCTGGGGGTACGCCCTGGCCTGAGCCCGGCCCTGCTGCGCTCGTACCTGACCCGCAGCGCCGCGCTATTCCCCGGGGGTCGCTGCGACCCCCAGCCCGAGCGCACCTGCGGCGCCGGCCTGCTGAATGCCGAAGGGGCTTTGAAGCTGGCCCTGGCCTCCAGCCTGGGGAAGTGAGGGCGGGGGCGTAAAGGGAGCACCGGGGCGCTGATCCGTTCTTGGGGGCGCAGGCAAGGGTGTTCTCTTGCCTTTGACCTGTGCTGGGAATCCACCTGGACTGCTGGTGTCTCCACGAGCGGGGGGAGGAAAACAAGATTGGGTCAAAGGCTGGAGTTGCTTCCCCCTCTTCTACGAAGCTCTTCAAGCCCCAGCGTGCCACATAAAAGGGAGGCGCAAGAGTGCCGCTCTCGTCAAGCCGCCCTGGCCAGGACGTAACGCTGTCGGTATCCGGGTCTTCTTGACCACTGCGCTGGGGAACGCGCCCGCTTCTCCGTGAAAACCGAACCACCCATCGCCCACAGCAAAGCCGCGCCCCACTTCCGGGGCGCGGCGCTCGTCTCTTTCGGCAGGTCTACAGATCGTCGTCCAGCTCGCCAGCGTCCAGGCCCTGGTCGGGGGCGCCGGCCTGGGCGGGGGTGCTCTGCGGGCGCACGAAGCGCATGTAGTCCAGCCAGGGCGGGGTGTGGCCCAACTGGCGGATCATCAGGGCAATCTGGGCGGTGTGGCGGACCTCGTGGGTCATCACGTTCCACAGCAGCTGGTCCAGGGTCACGGTGTCGCTGGCGGGGTCGTCCTGAACCAGCTTCACGCTGCGGTCCAGGTCCGGGTCGCTGTCCAGCAGGGCCTGGGTGCGCCGGGTGACTTCGCGGCTGTAGTCCAGAATCCAGTTCAGGTCGTACTGCTGCGCGCGCGGCTGCACCCAGTCGTGCGGGTACTGGCCCTGCACGCCGTCGCCCAGGGCAATGCCGTGCACCCAGTGGTCTTCCACATCGGTTACGTGCAGCAGCAGGTCCTTGATGCAATGAAACCGGTCGCCGGTCTCAATGAGGTTCCGGTCCAGGTCCGCTGCCGGCAGGGCGCGCAGGAAGTTCCACAGCTGCTCCCGCGCAGCCGTCAAGTAGGCGTAGTACTCGCGCACGTTCATGAATGACCCACAGCATACCCCGCCGCGCCGCCCCCCGGCGCCACTTGCCTGCCTTGCGGGTCTTCCAGCAGCGGCGAGAGGGCCGCCCTGACGTCCTGCACGGTCACCACGTTCACCAGGGCGTCACGCAATTCGGGGAAATCCGGCAGGTAGGCCGGCAGCACCTTGCGCAGCGGGCGCAGGGTCAGGCGCCCCGTGGGGTCAGCGTAGAACTGTTCCTGCAGCTCGGCGTGGCGCAGGGCGGTGCGGGCGCGCTGGACGGGGCCGGGGCGCTCGTCCTGGCCGGTGGCCAGCGCGCGGAAGATCCACGGGTTGCCCACCGCGCCCCGCCCGATCATCACGGCGGCCACGCCTGTGCGCGCACGCCCCCGGGCCATTTCCGGGGTCGTCACGTCGCCGCTGCCCACCACAGGCACCTTCACGCCCGCCGCCACACGTGCAATGGCGTCCCAGTCGGCCTCGCCGGTATAGCGCTGGGCACTGGTGCGGCCATGCACCGTGATCAGGGCGGCGCCCGCCGCCTCCAGACCCTGGGCCACCTCCAGGCTGCGGTCATGGTCCCAGCCCAGACGAATCTTGGCGCTCACGTCCAGCGCGGTCGCACTCTTCATAGCGCGCACCAGTTCGTAGGCCACCTCGGGGGTCTGCAGCAGGCAGGCCCCGCCCCGGCCCCGAATCTTGGGGACCGGGCAGCCCATGTTCAGGTCCAGGGCCGCCGGGGTAAACCAGCGCTCGGCGCGGGCCACGGCCTCGGCCAGCACCTCACTGTCGGCGCCGAACAGCTGCACCACGCGCCCCTGCTCGCCGGCGTAGGGGCGGCCCAGGTTCAGTTTCTCGCTGTCGCCCCCCGAGACCAGCCCGCGCGCGCTGATCATCTCGCTGACCGTCCACAGCGCGCCCTGCTCGGCGGCCAGCTGGCGCATGGGGGCGTCGCTGTAGCCCGCCATGGGGGCCAGCACGGCGCCAGGGCGCGCGAGCTGACGGGCGTAAAAGTTCGGGGCGGCGATCATCTGCGCAGGGTAGCGCACCTGCCCCCCCTGTTCGGTGAAGTCAGCCTTGGGGCTCGGCTGTGGCGGAATTCACCGCGCCCGGCTGCAGGGGGCGTATGCTCGGCTCAGTCCGGCCACACTCACCTGTATGGTTTACCCGTCCCAGCCGGACTTCGGGGAGGCCCTTTGAACGTTACGCCGCTGGCGCTGCACCACGCGCCGCTGCTCCACCAGCTGTACGCCGCGTCGCCGGGGTATTTCGAGCTCCTCAGCACGCGCCTGCCCACCCTCAGCGAAGTGCAGCGGGACGTGGAGGTGGCCCTGTTGGACCCCCGCCGCAGCCTGGAACTGCTGCTTGACGAGCGCGGCGAGGTCATTGGCAGCCTCGACTGCAAACGCGATTTCCCGGAAAGCGGCGACCTGACCATCAACCTGCTGCTGATCCGCGAGGACCGCCAGTCGCAGGGCTGGGGCCGCCGCGCGGTGCGCCACCTGGAGGGCCGGGTGCCGCCGGGCACCACGCGCATCCTGGCCAGCGTACTGGGCGACAACCCGCGCGGCGCCCGCTTCTGGGAGCGCCTGGGCTTTACGTTTACCCTGGACGCCCGCCCGGTGATGACGTGGTACGCCCGCCCGGTGGGCACCCGGCCCCCCACCCCCCCGGTGGCCACCCCGCTGCGCGCCAGTCACGATTAGGTCTGGGGACTGCCCCGCCGCGTTCTCGCCTACACTCCAAAGGGTGATCGTCAAGTACGGCGGCAATGCCATGAAAAGTCTGGAGCTGCGCCGGGCCGTGGCTGGGGAAATCGCGGCCCTGCGCGCAGAACACGCGGTGGTGGTGGTCCACGGCGGTGGCCCGGTGATTGAGCAGGAGTTGGCCGCGCGCGGCGTGCCCAGCGAATTCCGGGGCGGCCTGCGCGTGACCTCGCCCCAGGCCATGCAGGTGGTGGAACTGGCGCTGTGTGGCCTGAACAAGCAGCTGAGCCAGGACGTGGGCCGCGCCGTGGGCCTGATGGGCCGCGACGACCGCCTGCTGCAGGCCGAACTGCTGGACCCCGAACTGGGCCGCGTGGGCCGCGTGACCGGCGTGAACGCCGCGCTGCTGCGCACCCTGCTGGGCGCCGGCCTGACCCCGGTGGTGGGCTGCGTGGCGGTGGACGAGGCAGGCGAGCCCCTGAACGTGAACGCCGATACGGCGGCCGGCGCGGTGGCAGGCGCCCTGGGCGACGGCATCGTGTTCCTGACCGATGTGGAGGGCGTGTACCGCGCCTACCCCGACCCCCAGAGCCTCGCCCCCCACCTGACCCGCGCCGAGGCCGAAGCTGGCATTGAGGCCGGCTGG
The window above is part of the Deinococcus aquaedulcis genome. Proteins encoded here:
- a CDS encoding DIP1984 family protein, whose product is MKLAEALIERADLQKRAAQLEERLVRNMLVQEGEEPSESPQALLEEFDRVVGALSTLLPRIHRANLSATLPGGETLTDALTRRDLLDLRLRVLRRAALTASERPTRYSTSEVRILPTLPARVLQTQVDALAKARRELEAQIQQTNWLTDLPA
- a CDS encoding GNAT family N-acetyltransferase, with the protein product MSQPTPLPAPAHSPRLRAGLRLEPYDARTAPDALVEALAVFATAQLHERQPDDPAIQPGQLAAQLRHLPPFVNLPAWAVWDGGRVVAEANVALVNLDQNRHLAQVNLGVLAPYRRQGLGRALLAQVTEAAHEADRRLLLLGSHARVPAGEAALRRAGATPGLSAQVNQLALADLSHEQLAQWAAQGEARAQGHRLELWEGEVPEADIAAFAELTQVMNDQPLGDLDVEDSTLSTEQFREVEAHFQASGRQRVLVVARRPNDGGLEGFTELTWHPARPTLLAQGATGVRPEARGLGLGRWLKAAALQRALARNPEARFVRTENADSNAAMRRINEEMGFRPYSTTTLWQLEVPQAQAYLAGAAGR
- a CDS encoding S8 family serine peptidase, which gives rise to MTPRLLARTLLGAALLGSAAPAQDLTLPELSPLPAAPRSSAPLVPLPASTASTTPTPSPTAASAATPSDPLYARQWNLSAVRLPQAWALLPGTGTGARGAPVTVAVLDTGYVPSPELGARAINGYDFVSSPARAGDGNGRDPEAHAVGEFAYHSEIIANLIGAAHDGRGMAGINPQARVVHVRVAAVDGTIEVPDLVDGLKWAAGLSVPGVPANPNPARILNLSLYADFIPLTGCDARVQAAVDAVTAKGALVIAGAANDGRDAGGYSPAGCRNVLTVTSVNAAGQRPGYANWGRTVALAAPGGDPTQGIVASSAAGPGGERSPNGTSFAAPHAAGVASLLLGVRPGLSPALLRSYLTRSAALFPGGRCDPQPERTCGAGLLNAEGALKLALASSLGK
- a CDS encoding App1 family protein; this encodes MNLVKTAFKTIQPSLERAVLIVDRAFSGYVQPRRARGKLILQPYVGWGTPQHVELTGRVLLPRTLAPARKGDRRWQNARNMLRRLLSREVAGVKVMGTLDGVTVSAVSDSDGYFTLNFTPSSPLGGGWHQVSLKMEGREVSAVARVQVVSAARFGVISDLDDTVLKSDVTSLPRMLSTVLTGNARTRLPFPGVGALYRALTRDGEARNPIFYVSSSPWNLFDLLWQFLDYRRIPLGPMFLRNWGMDLLGGHGGHKHTVIERIFERFPELPFVLVGDSGEKDPEIYAEVVHRHPSRVLAVYIRDVTEASRDEGVLKLREEVRKAGVDLVLAADSLNAASHAMAMGLITSGEYRSVLTSVARTYET
- a CDS encoding SDR family NAD(P)-dependent oxidoreductase — its product is MNASAAPVLPSHPTARPVVVLTGASSGIGRATAEELADLGYALVLAARRTDELHALARRLDPSGARVIAVPTDVTDDASRRALLAAAQAHFGRIDVLVNNAGVTVERGWWWNDADPLRVLRVNLEAPVELTRLVLPALRAQGSGHIVNIGSVAGLAATNGIYSASKFGLRGFSLALRRELLGSGVHVSLVAPGFVKSEMTARARLPMPGPEVVARAVAAVLLRPRAETVVPAPYRALVWLERHFPALGDWVVQRLIWRRYDHSGASDAARR
- a CDS encoding NUDIX domain-containing protein, which codes for MPDYIADLRALIGHRPVNLMGACGLIRDAQGRLLLQRLAGRDVWALPGGLCELGEPPLVTLQREVWEETALTVQAATLLDLLTTPLRTVPNGDQAHFYTAIYRVDAWHGTPVPDGVEGVELAFFAPDALPALRGQPGEYARAWLWGQRGHEP
- a CDS encoding replication-associated recombination protein A; its protein translation is MTLFDPPAPLAERLRPRSVAEVAGQTHLLGPGKPLTRVLQGGRLGSLILWGPPGVGKTTLARLLAGEVGAHFIALSAVSAGVKDVRDAVAEAERQRARGLRTVLFLDEIHRFNKAQQDALLPHVESGLLTLIGATTENPSFEVNPALRSRARTLVLQALSPEEVRGLLERALSDERGLSGVTAQPEALDLLARLAEGDARRALSTLEVAATLANPVTPEAITEAFGRHLPQMDKNGEDFYNLISALHKSVRASHVDASLYWLARMVEGGADPRYIARRIIRMAAEDIGLADPQALRLAVAAHDTADFLGHPEGDLALAQAVVYLALAPKSNSVYVAWGEALKAVREGESLPVPLHLRNAPTALMRQQGYGQAYAYYFDDPEGSFAQSYLPDGVQLNLYAPTGEGWEARVAERWRKLKDAHGEGEGSGG
- a CDS encoding helix-turn-helix domain-containing protein, with the translated sequence MPEPQATLQITTPAQAAALLDFTYGARLLEQFLSPCTASQAARALGEPANRVAYHVGKLARTGLLHADGRQGKGTLYRAAAQTFQVPRDLVRMDEPLTLIEPVMREITGAYARAVLGWQTRQDLGAPLGDTHLTVSLGATPAAGEPAPAGPYPPAMRLRAVRLTPEQYRQVQAALDQLLNELEDGPAPDPAQPATFVLMSFPGHLHGP
- a CDS encoding DinB family protein; this encodes MNVREYYAYLTAAREQLWNFLRALPAADLDRNLIETGDRFHCIKDLLLHVTDVEDHWVHGIALGDGVQGQYPHDWVQPRAQQYDLNWILDYSREVTRRTQALLDSDPDLDRSVKLVQDDPASDTVTLDQLLWNVMTHEVRHTAQIALMIRQLGHTPPWLDYMRFVRPQSTPAQAGAPDQGLDAGELDDDL